One part of the Truepera radiovictrix DSM 17093 genome encodes these proteins:
- the hpaD gene encoding 3,4-dihydroxyphenylacetate 2,3-dioxygenase: MPVRAAGEPPFNIVRCAYVTLGVTDLARSRDFYVDALGLTETEATGEAVYLRGLEERSHHSIVLVQRASPEAHALGFKVASEGDLDALEAFFAARGLPASWTERHAQGRTLAVRDPFGVPLEFYARMDGAERLLQRYGLYRGAQIMRLDHLNLFAAELQQTHEFYAELGFRTTEYTETEGPDPRLWAVWMHRKGNVHDVALTNGRGPRLHHVGVWTASVMSILHACDVLATTGHVDKLERGPGRHGISNAFFLYLRDPDGHRVELFASDYLTVDPDLEPLRWTLDDPQRQTLWGHAAPASWFEEGTPFAGTAVREPALRARPVVAR; this comes from the coding sequence ATGCCCGTGCGAGCGGCGGGGGAGCCGCCCTTCAACATCGTCCGCTGCGCCTACGTCACGTTGGGCGTCACCGACCTGGCGCGTTCGCGCGACTTTTACGTGGACGCGCTCGGCCTCACCGAAACGGAAGCCACGGGGGAGGCGGTCTATCTGCGCGGGCTCGAGGAGCGGAGCCACCACAGCATCGTCTTGGTGCAGCGCGCTAGCCCCGAAGCCCACGCGCTCGGCTTCAAGGTCGCCAGCGAGGGGGACCTGGACGCCCTCGAGGCCTTTTTCGCGGCGCGCGGGCTCCCCGCCTCCTGGACCGAGCGCCACGCGCAGGGCCGCACGCTCGCGGTGCGCGACCCCTTCGGCGTGCCCTTGGAGTTTTACGCCCGCATGGACGGGGCCGAACGGCTGCTCCAGCGCTACGGCCTGTACCGCGGCGCGCAGATCATGCGCCTGGATCACCTCAACCTGTTTGCCGCCGAGCTGCAGCAGACCCACGAGTTCTACGCCGAGCTGGGGTTTCGCACGACCGAGTACACCGAGACCGAAGGCCCGGACCCGAGGCTCTGGGCGGTCTGGATGCACCGCAAGGGCAACGTCCACGACGTCGCGCTCACCAACGGGCGCGGCCCGCGGCTGCACCACGTCGGGGTGTGGACGGCCTCGGTCATGAGCATCCTGCACGCCTGCGACGTGCTCGCCACCACCGGGCACGTCGACAAGCTCGAGCGCGGCCCCGGCCGCCACGGCATCTCGAACGCTTTTTTCCTCTACCTGCGCGACCCCGACGGGCACCGCGTCGAGCTCTTCGCCTCGGACTACCTCACCGTCGACCCCGACTTGGAGCCCCTGCGCTGGACCCTCGACGACCCGCAGCGCCAGACCCTCTGGGGCCACGCGGCGCCCGCGTCGTGGTTCGAGGAGGGGACGCCCTTCGCGGGGACGGCGGTGCGCGAACCCGCGCTGCGAGCTCGGCCCGTCGTCGCACGGTAG
- a CDS encoding ABC transporter substrate-binding protein, which yields MRVGKWLLASGLLLAASGAAQEAPLPIGVVVSATGPAASLGIPERNTLTLLEGVINEAGGVAGREVRFIILDDASDTTQAVRNTRSLIEEQNVLAIIGTTTTPASLGMVDVVGEAQVPMISLGASKTIVEPVEGPREWVFKTPQTDEIMAEAIVRDMVAREVGTVGFIGFNDAYGEGWFNDFSAVAEANGLEIVASERYAREDTSVTGQVLRIISAQPDAVLVGASGTPAVLPQRTLLERGYGGLIYQTHGVANPDFLSLGGDDVEGTLLPAGPILVAEQLPEGFPSREVALEYIALYEAEYGEGSYSTFGAHAYDAWLLLEGALTRALEGGADPADLEGFRRALRDELEATSGLVATHGVFTMSPEDHLGLTLETSAVMVRIENGTWQLVSTFDE from the coding sequence ATGCGCGTAGGTAAGTGGCTCTTGGCTTCAGGGCTCCTGTTGGCGGCCTCCGGCGCCGCCCAGGAGGCGCCGCTCCCTATCGGCGTGGTCGTCTCGGCGACGGGGCCGGCGGCGTCACTCGGGATTCCGGAGCGCAACACCCTGACGCTCCTCGAGGGGGTTATCAACGAAGCGGGCGGGGTCGCCGGGCGCGAGGTGCGCTTTATCATCCTCGACGACGCTTCGGACACCACCCAGGCGGTGCGCAACACCCGCTCGCTGATCGAAGAGCAGAACGTCCTGGCGATCATCGGCACCACCACGACCCCCGCGTCGCTGGGCATGGTCGACGTCGTCGGCGAGGCGCAAGTGCCGATGATCTCACTCGGCGCCTCGAAGACCATCGTCGAACCCGTCGAGGGGCCGCGCGAGTGGGTCTTTAAAACGCCGCAAACAGACGAGATCATGGCCGAGGCGATCGTCCGCGACATGGTCGCGCGCGAGGTGGGGACGGTCGGGTTTATCGGCTTTAACGACGCCTACGGCGAGGGGTGGTTCAACGACTTCTCGGCGGTCGCCGAGGCGAACGGCCTGGAGATCGTCGCGAGCGAGCGCTACGCCCGCGAGGACACCTCGGTGACGGGGCAGGTGCTGCGGATCATCTCCGCTCAACCCGACGCGGTCTTGGTGGGCGCTTCGGGGACGCCGGCGGTCTTGCCGCAGCGCACCCTTTTGGAGCGCGGTTACGGTGGGCTCATCTACCAGACCCACGGGGTCGCCAACCCCGACTTTTTGAGCTTGGGCGGCGACGACGTCGAGGGGACGCTCCTGCCAGCCGGCCCCATCCTGGTGGCTGAGCAGCTGCCCGAAGGCTTCCCGAGCCGCGAGGTGGCCCTGGAGTACATCGCGCTCTACGAAGCCGAGTACGGCGAGGGCTCCTACTCGACCTTCGGCGCTCACGCCTACGACGCTTGGTTGCTGCTCGAGGGGGCTCTGACGCGCGCTCTCGAGGGCGGCGCCGACCCCGCCGACCTGGAGGGTTTCCGCCGCGCGCTGCGTGACGAGCTCGAGGCGACCTCTGGGCTTGTTGCGACCCACGGCGTCTTCACCATGTCGCCTGAGGACCACCTGGGGCTCACGCTCGAGACGAGCGCGGTGATGGTGAGGATCGAAAACGGCACCTGGCAGCTCGTGAGCACCTTCGACGAGTAG
- a CDS encoding nucleotidyltransferase domain-containing protein: MRIGARAAKHTLAERIAGALQSVPGVTAVALGGSLARGQAQPDSDIDLGIYYRAEHPPDIQDFRRVARVLGDASAGETVTDYGAWGAWVNGGAWLEIAGERVDWIYRELGHVEAVVERCQRGHPERQTHGGHPHGFHSHIYLGEVFYSRILSDPAGELARLKARVRDYPAKLQEALIKTYLWEAEFALLISEKPAARGESSYVAGCFFECVYALVQVLFALNERYFVNEKGAVDATRTLGRCPAGFADDVADIMGSVGSTAAALERNRQRLQTLLTQVAALTAP, encoded by the coding sequence ATGCGAATAGGCGCTCGAGCTGCGAAGCATACCCTTGCGGAGCGGATCGCTGGCGCGTTGCAGAGCGTTCCGGGTGTCACGGCCGTCGCGCTCGGTGGGTCGTTGGCACGGGGCCAGGCTCAGCCGGACAGCGATATCGACCTCGGCATCTATTACCGCGCTGAGCATCCCCCCGACATCCAGGACTTTAGGAGAGTCGCCCGCGTGCTCGGTGACGCCAGCGCAGGCGAGACGGTGACCGACTACGGCGCTTGGGGCGCGTGGGTCAACGGCGGGGCGTGGTTGGAGATTGCAGGAGAGCGGGTCGACTGGATCTACCGGGAGCTAGGCCACGTCGAAGCGGTTGTCGAGCGGTGCCAGCGGGGCCACCCCGAAAGGCAGACGCACGGCGGGCACCCGCACGGATTTCACTCGCACATTTATTTGGGCGAGGTGTTTTACAGCCGAATCCTCAGCGACCCAGCCGGTGAGCTTGCGCGCCTCAAGGCGCGCGTGCGCGACTACCCAGCGAAGCTCCAAGAGGCGCTCATCAAGACCTATCTGTGGGAAGCCGAGTTCGCGCTGCTGATTAGCGAAAAGCCTGCCGCCAGAGGTGAAAGCAGCTACGTCGCGGGGTGCTTTTTCGAGTGCGTTTACGCGCTTGTCCAGGTGCTCTTCGCGCTCAACGAGCGCTACTTCGTCAACGAAAAAGGGGCGGTCGACGCGACGCGCACGTTGGGGCGTTGTCCGGCGGGTTTCGCGGATGACGTCGCCGATATCATGGGCTCGGTAGGAAGCACCGCAGCGGCGCTCGAGCGTAACCGCCAGCGCCTCCAGACCCTCTTGACCCAGGTCGCGGCACTGACGGCGCCCTGA
- the hpaB gene encoding 4-hydroxyphenylacetate 3-monooxygenase, oxygenase component, with protein MPARTGEQYLEGLRRNPPNLYIDGERVADPTTHPYTKNAVRSVARLYDLQHEPELRDVMTFPSPTTGERVGMSFLEPKTKEDLRRRAAMHKVWADASLGFMGRAPDYMNVNLMAAAKASAYFDACDPRFGANMRRYFEYVREHDLCLTHALTNPQVNRSARADQLDDPYIALGLVKETREGIVVRGARMMATLPIADEILIFPSTVLKEQEELRRYALAFALPTNTPGMSFQTREPLDIGRGDDHPLGSRFDELDAMVFFDDVLVPWDRVFLINDVKLANRAYADTGAVLHMAHQVVNVKIAKTEAFLGVAQAIVDTIGSEGFQHVQQKVAEIIINLEVMKALKVAAEEGASVDRYGTMTPARGPLDAARNLYPQLYPRMVELLQLLGASGMIMIPTQADRTGPMGENIAKFLVAANATAEERIRLFRLAWDMTLSSFGARQNLYEKFFFGDPVRTQCALYGVYDKAPYVARVKAFLAQSRAQVPDAVAAD; from the coding sequence ATGCCCGCTAGAACCGGTGAGCAGTACCTAGAGGGGCTCAGGCGCAACCCGCCGAACCTCTACATCGACGGCGAGCGCGTCGCCGACCCGACGACGCACCCCTACACGAAAAACGCGGTGCGCTCGGTGGCGCGGCTTTACGACCTGCAGCACGAACCCGAGCTGCGTGACGTGATGACCTTTCCGAGCCCCACGACGGGCGAGCGCGTGGGGATGAGTTTTTTGGAGCCCAAGACCAAGGAGGACCTCAGGCGCCGCGCGGCCATGCACAAGGTCTGGGCGGACGCCTCATTGGGCTTTATGGGGCGCGCACCCGACTACATGAACGTCAACCTGATGGCGGCGGCCAAAGCGTCGGCGTACTTTGACGCGTGCGACCCGCGCTTCGGCGCGAACATGCGCCGCTACTTCGAGTACGTGCGCGAGCATGACCTCTGCTTGACGCACGCGCTGACGAACCCGCAGGTCAACCGCTCGGCGCGGGCCGACCAGCTCGACGACCCCTATATCGCACTCGGTCTCGTCAAGGAGACCCGTGAGGGCATCGTCGTGCGCGGCGCGCGGATGATGGCGACCTTGCCGATTGCCGACGAGATCCTTATCTTCCCCTCGACGGTGCTGAAAGAGCAAGAGGAGCTGAGGCGCTACGCGCTGGCGTTTGCGCTCCCCACGAACACGCCGGGGATGAGCTTCCAGACGCGCGAGCCGCTAGACATCGGGCGCGGCGACGACCACCCCTTGGGGTCGCGCTTCGACGAGCTCGACGCGATGGTCTTTTTCGACGACGTGCTCGTACCCTGGGACCGGGTGTTTCTCATCAACGACGTCAAGCTCGCCAACCGCGCCTACGCCGATACGGGCGCGGTGCTGCACATGGCCCACCAGGTCGTCAACGTCAAGATCGCCAAGACCGAGGCCTTTTTGGGGGTCGCGCAGGCCATCGTCGACACCATCGGCTCCGAGGGCTTCCAGCACGTCCAGCAAAAAGTCGCGGAGATCATCATCAACCTCGAGGTGATGAAAGCGCTCAAGGTCGCGGCGGAGGAGGGGGCGAGCGTGGACCGCTACGGCACCATGACCCCGGCGCGCGGCCCCTTGGACGCCGCGCGCAACCTCTACCCGCAGCTCTACCCGCGCATGGTCGAGCTGCTGCAGCTCCTGGGCGCCTCGGGGATGATCATGATCCCGACCCAGGCCGACCGCACGGGGCCGATGGGGGAGAACATCGCCAAGTTCTTGGTCGCCGCAAACGCCACCGCCGAGGAGCGCATCCGGCTCTTTCGGCTCGCTTGGGACATGACGCTCTCAAGCTTCGGGGCGCGGCAGAACCTCTACGAAAAGTTTTTCTTCGGCGACCCCGTCCGCACGCAGTGCGCCCTCTACGGCGTGTACGACAAGGCGCCCTATGTGGCGCGCGTAAAGGCGTTTTTGGCCCAGAGCCGCGCGCAGGTGCCGGACGCGGTGGCGGCGGACTAG
- a CDS encoding branched-chain amino acid ABC transporter permease: MDWTIFSFLLSDGLTNGVIYGLVALALVLVFAVTRVIAVFIGEIIMFAPLSFVLLLRGEVPGTLWLTLAMLAAWALLELRRPRTLLALAALAALLVGLTFWGAAGLPTWALWLIALGIVVPMGPATFRLVYEPIPRASVLTYLILAVGLHLVFQGLGLVFFGPEQFRPPALLRGSVQLGTVPVSYQALFILAFALLMVGALFAFFTRTLHGKALRASAVNRLGARLVGVSPAEAGRVAFVCAALVGGVSGMLVAPLTNAAYYMGFLLGLKGFVAAILGGLASYPLALLGALAVGVVEAYSSFAASAYKDAIVFALILPALVYLSLKATHLGEEEE, translated from the coding sequence ATGGACTGGACGATCTTCTCCTTTTTGCTCTCGGACGGGCTCACCAACGGCGTGATCTACGGCCTGGTGGCGCTCGCCCTGGTGCTGGTCTTCGCCGTCACCCGCGTGATCGCCGTCTTTATCGGCGAGATCATCATGTTCGCGCCGCTCTCGTTTGTCCTGCTGCTGCGCGGCGAGGTGCCGGGGACGCTCTGGCTGACGCTCGCCATGCTCGCCGCGTGGGCGCTGCTCGAGCTGCGCAGGCCGCGCACCCTGCTCGCGCTCGCGGCGCTCGCGGCGCTCCTGGTGGGGCTCACCTTCTGGGGCGCGGCGGGGCTGCCGACGTGGGCGCTCTGGCTCATCGCGCTGGGAATCGTCGTGCCGATGGGCCCGGCGACCTTCCGGCTCGTCTACGAGCCCATCCCGCGCGCGTCGGTGCTGACCTACCTCATCCTGGCGGTGGGCTTGCACCTCGTCTTTCAGGGGCTCGGGCTCGTCTTTTTCGGCCCCGAACAGTTCCGCCCGCCGGCGCTGCTGCGCGGCAGCGTGCAGCTGGGCACTGTGCCGGTGAGCTACCAAGCGCTCTTCATCCTCGCCTTCGCTCTTCTCATGGTGGGCGCGCTCTTCGCCTTTTTTACCCGCACGCTCCACGGCAAGGCGCTGCGCGCGTCGGCGGTCAACCGTTTGGGGGCGCGGCTCGTCGGGGTGAGCCCCGCCGAGGCGGGGCGCGTGGCGTTCGTGTGCGCGGCGCTCGTGGGCGGCGTGAGCGGGATGCTGGTCGCGCCCCTGACCAACGCCGCTTACTACATGGGCTTTTTGCTGGGCCTTAAGGGGTTCGTGGCGGCCATCCTGGGCGGGCTCGCGAGCTACCCCTTGGCGCTCCTCGGGGCGCTCGCCGTCGGGGTGGTCGAGGCGTACAGCTCGTTTGCCGCGAGCGCCTACAAAGACGCGATCGTCTTCGCGCTCATCCTCCCCGCGCTGGTCTACTTGAGCCTCAAGGCGACGCACCTCGGGGAGGAGGAGGAATGA
- a CDS encoding DUF3293 domain-containing protein, whose product MSETLENYADVYADAVYRAVGVAFALSPTPTGERLFGGRPFVLVTAYNPRSVALPDEENRQRNAALEEELQSRGLEYGPSSGASRDGSWEEPGFVVFDLTADEARALGRRYEQHAVVWGEGERVALLWCEDGRTETFYPRLEAA is encoded by the coding sequence ATGAGCGAAACGCTGGAAAACTACGCTGACGTGTACGCGGACGCCGTCTACCGCGCGGTGGGCGTCGCCTTCGCGCTGAGCCCCACGCCGACGGGGGAGAGGCTCTTCGGGGGGCGCCCCTTCGTCCTCGTCACGGCCTACAACCCGCGCAGCGTGGCGCTGCCTGACGAGGAGAACCGGCAGCGCAACGCGGCGCTGGAGGAGGAGCTGCAATCGCGCGGGCTCGAGTACGGCCCGAGTAGCGGCGCCTCGCGCGACGGTTCGTGGGAGGAGCCGGGGTTCGTGGTCTTCGACCTCACCGCGGACGAGGCGCGCGCGCTCGGGCGCCGTTACGAGCAGCACGCGGTCGTCTGGGGCGAAGGGGAGCGCGTGGCGCTGCTGTGGTGCGAGGACGGGCGCACCGAGACCTTTTACCCCCGTTTGGAGGCAGCGTGA
- a CDS encoding GNAT family N-acetyltransferase — translation MATVERPQLERPTFRSYTPDDRAGCLRLFDDNTPDFFAPSERAEYAAFLEGLGGAPAAHAYFVLEVAGEVVACGGVSVKGDQAGLSWGMVARAHHRQGLGRRLFEARLAYLRAHYPEARALWVNTSQRAEGFFRRFGFVTQTVTEDAFAPGLHEYRMALELSAPERSDHAR, via the coding sequence ATGGCGACGGTAGAGCGTCCCCAGCTCGAGCGCCCGACGTTTCGCTCCTACACGCCCGATGACCGCGCCGGTTGCCTGCGCCTCTTTGACGACAACACCCCGGACTTCTTCGCCCCCTCGGAGCGCGCCGAGTACGCGGCCTTTCTAGAGGGGCTCGGAGGAGCGCCCGCGGCGCACGCGTACTTCGTGCTCGAGGTCGCCGGCGAGGTCGTCGCGTGCGGGGGCGTCTCCGTCAAGGGTGACCAGGCGGGGCTCAGCTGGGGGATGGTGGCGCGCGCGCACCACCGCCAGGGGCTCGGGCGGCGGCTTTTTGAGGCGCGGCTCGCGTACCTGCGCGCCCACTACCCCGAAGCCAGAGCCCTGTGGGTCAACACGAGCCAGCGCGCCGAGGGGTTTTTTCGGCGCTTCGGCTTCGTCACGCAAACGGTCACCGAAGACGCCTTCGCGCCGGGATTACACGAGTACAGGATGGCGCTCGAGCTGAGCGCCCCAGAAAGGAGCGACCATGCCCGCTAG
- a CDS encoding ABC transporter permease subunit codes for MKGPAEAPRPARPGAQGVVRGALVALAAFVMALLPSWLPTFSLTLLNLVAIAVMVVLGLYLLTGLARMTSFGQAAFMGVAAYATAILTTRHGVSPWLGLLAGLALSGGAALILGALTVRLKGHYLPLATIAWQMAITIVFGNLVAVTGGHTGISGVPPASVFGLELRSSGAFYYLAWGFVALALVGAHNLTRSRTGRALRALRGDAVAAASFGVNPPLLRLQVFVVAGLLAGAAGWLYAHFLRFVNPTPFSLDASITYLIMGVVGGIAALPGVLLGAGLITWLEDWLQGVLPLLLGRSGNYEVVALGLILVAILLFAPKGLWGFVERLLPPPRRAPPTGAGLTASRGGGAAGEALLEVAALTKHFGGLVAVRDLSFTVRRGEILGLIGPNGAGKSTSFNLITGAFAPTSGTVRYRGERVSGLAPYRVARKGLARTFQHPHLFNDMTVLDNVALGTYARTSAGMLASALRFDRAEERRAQAEAYKQLARVGLTEAAFARPSDLPLGKQRLLEIARALAADPEMLLLDEPAAGLRKAEKAELAALVRRLKADGVTVLFVDHDMELVMNLVDRVVVMHYGELLAEGTPAEVRANPKVIEAYLGSALEKRDAVRA; via the coding sequence ATGAAAGGGCCAGCCGAAGCGCCCCGTCCCGCCCGCCCTGGCGCGCAAGGGGTGGTGCGGGGCGCTCTCGTCGCCCTCGCGGCCTTTGTCATGGCGCTGCTACCGTCTTGGCTGCCGACCTTTTCTTTGACGCTCCTTAACCTCGTCGCGATCGCCGTGATGGTGGTGCTGGGGCTCTACCTGCTCACCGGTCTCGCCCGCATGACCTCGTTCGGCCAGGCGGCCTTTATGGGGGTCGCGGCCTACGCGACAGCGATCTTGACGACCCGCCACGGCGTGTCGCCGTGGCTCGGGCTGCTCGCGGGGCTCGCCCTCTCGGGGGGGGCGGCGCTCATCCTGGGGGCGCTCACCGTGCGGCTTAAAGGGCACTACCTGCCGCTCGCGACCATCGCCTGGCAGATGGCCATCACCATCGTCTTCGGCAACCTCGTGGCCGTGACGGGGGGGCACACCGGCATCTCGGGGGTGCCGCCCGCGTCGGTCTTCGGGCTCGAGCTGCGCAGCTCCGGCGCCTTTTACTACCTCGCCTGGGGCTTTGTCGCGCTAGCCCTTGTGGGGGCGCACAACCTCACGCGCAGCCGCACCGGTCGGGCGCTCCGGGCGCTTCGCGGCGACGCTGTTGCCGCCGCCTCGTTCGGCGTCAACCCGCCCCTCTTGCGGCTGCAGGTGTTCGTCGTCGCGGGGCTTTTGGCGGGCGCGGCGGGGTGGCTCTACGCGCACTTTTTGCGCTTCGTCAACCCGACCCCCTTTAGCCTGGACGCGTCGATCACCTACCTCATCATGGGGGTCGTCGGGGGGATCGCGGCGCTGCCGGGGGTGCTGTTGGGGGCGGGGCTTATTACCTGGCTCGAGGACTGGCTCCAGGGCGTTTTGCCCCTGCTTTTGGGCCGCAGCGGCAACTACGAGGTGGTGGCGCTGGGCCTCATCTTGGTAGCGATCTTGCTCTTTGCACCCAAAGGGCTCTGGGGGTTCGTCGAGCGCCTCCTGCCCCCGCCCCGCCGCGCTCCGCCGACGGGGGCGGGGCTAACGGCGTCGCGCGGGGGGGGCGCGGCGGGCGAGGCGCTTTTGGAGGTCGCGGCGCTCACCAAGCACTTCGGCGGCCTCGTCGCGGTGCGCGACCTCTCCTTTACCGTGCGCCGCGGCGAGATTTTAGGGCTCATCGGCCCCAACGGGGCGGGCAAGTCGACCTCGTTCAACCTCATCACCGGCGCCTTCGCCCCTACCTCCGGTACGGTGCGCTACCGCGGCGAGCGCGTCAGCGGCCTCGCGCCCTACCGCGTCGCCCGCAAGGGGCTCGCGCGCACCTTTCAGCACCCCCACCTTTTCAACGACATGACGGTGCTGGACAACGTCGCCCTCGGCACCTACGCGCGCACCTCGGCGGGGATGCTCGCTTCGGCGCTGCGCTTTGATCGCGCCGAGGAGCGCCGCGCGCAGGCCGAAGCCTACAAGCAGCTCGCGCGCGTCGGCCTGACCGAGGCCGCCTTCGCGCGCCCCAGCGACCTCCCCTTGGGCAAGCAGCGCCTCCTGGAGATCGCCCGCGCGCTCGCCGCTGACCCCGAGATGCTGCTCCTCGACGAACCCGCGGCGGGGCTGCGCAAAGCCGAAAAAGCGGAGCTCGCAGCGCTGGTGCGCCGCCTCAAAGCGGACGGGGTGACGGTGCTCTTCGTCGATCACGACATGGAGCTGGTGATGAACTTGGTCGACCGCGTGGTGGTGATGCATTACGGTGAGCTGCTAGCCGAGGGGACGCCGGCCGAGGTGCGGGCGAACCCGAAGGTGATCGAAGCGTACTTGGGGAGCGCGCTCGAGAAGCGCGACGCGGTGCGCGCGTGA
- the hpaE gene encoding 5-carboxymethyl-2-hydroxymuconate semialdehyde dehydrogenase translates to MSSQTISQAQANRERALRYAERLRELRHLIGGRWEGSASGETFEVITPIDDTVIARAAAGGPEEVDRAARAAETAFETWRGVPAKARKRLLHRIADLIEAHAEEIALLEVLDTGQTVRFMKSAAARAAENFRFFADRCESAADGRSLPADGFLNYTLRQAIGPVGVITPWNTPFMLSTWKIAPALAAGCTVVHKPAEWSPLTATRLAELCLEAGLPEGVLNTVHGFGETAGRAVTEHEAVRAIAFVGESATGSHIMAQGAPTLKRVHFELGGKNPVVVFADADLERALDAAVFMIYSLNGERCTSSSRLLVERSVYDAFTAELAERAKRVRTGDPFDPATDIGPLIHPKHVEKVMSYVAAAREEGATVAAGGENPAGNFVTATLFTGARNDMRISQEEIFGPVLTAIPFDDEAEALRLANGVRYGLAAYLWTRDVARAHRFAHGLEAGMVWVNSQNVRHLSTPFGGTKRSGIGRDGGDYSFDFYMETKNVAVALGEHPIPKLGA, encoded by the coding sequence GTGAGCAGCCAAACGATCAGCCAAGCGCAGGCCAACCGCGAGCGCGCGCTGCGCTACGCCGAGCGCCTGCGCGAGCTCCGGCACCTCATCGGCGGGCGCTGGGAGGGCTCAGCTTCCGGCGAGACCTTCGAGGTCATCACGCCGATTGACGACACCGTCATCGCCCGCGCGGCCGCGGGCGGGCCCGAGGAGGTGGACCGTGCGGCGCGCGCCGCCGAGACCGCCTTCGAGACCTGGCGGGGCGTGCCCGCCAAGGCGCGCAAGCGCCTGCTGCACCGCATTGCCGACCTTATCGAGGCGCACGCCGAGGAGATCGCCCTACTGGAGGTGCTCGACACCGGCCAGACGGTGCGCTTTATGAAGAGCGCCGCGGCGCGCGCGGCGGAGAACTTCCGCTTCTTCGCCGACCGCTGCGAGAGCGCCGCCGACGGGCGCAGCCTGCCCGCCGACGGGTTTTTGAACTACACCCTGCGCCAAGCGATCGGCCCGGTCGGGGTCATTACCCCGTGGAACACGCCCTTTATGCTCTCGACCTGGAAGATCGCGCCCGCGCTGGCCGCGGGGTGCACGGTGGTGCATAAGCCCGCCGAGTGGAGCCCCTTGACGGCGACGCGGCTCGCCGAGCTGTGCCTCGAGGCGGGTCTGCCCGAGGGGGTGCTCAACACCGTCCACGGCTTCGGCGAGACGGCGGGGAGAGCTGTGACCGAGCACGAGGCAGTTCGGGCGATCGCTTTCGTGGGCGAGTCGGCCACCGGGAGCCACATCATGGCCCAGGGCGCGCCGACCCTTAAGCGCGTGCACTTCGAGCTGGGGGGCAAAAATCCGGTCGTCGTGTTTGCCGACGCGGACTTGGAGCGCGCGCTTGACGCCGCGGTCTTTATGATCTACTCGCTCAACGGCGAGCGCTGCACCTCAAGTAGCCGCCTCTTGGTCGAGCGGAGCGTGTACGACGCGTTCACCGCCGAGCTCGCCGAGCGCGCGAAGCGCGTCCGCACAGGCGACCCCTTCGACCCGGCGACCGATATCGGCCCCCTCATTCACCCCAAGCACGTCGAGAAGGTCATGAGCTACGTCGCGGCGGCCCGCGAGGAGGGCGCGACGGTAGCGGCCGGCGGCGAGAACCCGGCGGGCAACTTCGTGACCGCGACCCTCTTTACGGGCGCCCGCAACGACATGCGCATCTCCCAAGAGGAGATCTTCGGCCCCGTCTTGACGGCGATCCCCTTTGACGACGAAGCGGAGGCGCTGCGGCTCGCCAACGGGGTGCGCTATGGGTTGGCGGCGTACCTCTGGACGCGGGACGTGGCGCGGGCGCACCGCTTCGCGCACGGGCTCGAGGCGGGTATGGTCTGGGTGAACTCGCAAAACGTCCGGCACTTAAGCACGCCCTTTGGCGGCACCAAGCGCTCGGGGATCGGCCGCGACGGCGGCGACTACTCGTTTGACTTCTACATGGAGACCAAAAACGTCGCGGTCGCGTTGGGCGAGCACCCGATCCCGAAGCTGGGCGCGTAG
- a CDS encoding ABC transporter ATP-binding protein yields MLSVEGLGVRYGAAQAVSEVSFTVAQGEVVTLIGPNGAGKTTTLLALLNLLPHSGVVRYRGAPTRGRSPEQLVGEGLTLVPEKRELFASMSVEDNLRLGAFARRASARTLGRDLEEVYALFPRLLERRRQLAGTMSGGEQQMLAVGRALMSKPQLLMLDEPSLGLAPLIVRELFEIFARLKAAGTTILLVEQNARAALELADRGFVLEAGEVVLEGEARELLNDPRVMEAYLGLAAP; encoded by the coding sequence ATGCTGTCGGTCGAGGGTCTAGGCGTCCGCTACGGGGCGGCCCAGGCCGTTTCAGAGGTGAGCTTTACGGTCGCCCAGGGGGAGGTCGTGACGCTGATCGGCCCCAACGGCGCGGGCAAGACGACGACGCTCTTGGCGCTCCTCAACCTCCTACCCCATAGCGGGGTGGTGCGCTACCGCGGCGCGCCGACGCGCGGCCGGTCGCCCGAGCAGTTGGTGGGGGAGGGGCTGACGTTGGTGCCCGAAAAGCGCGAGCTGTTCGCCTCGATGAGCGTCGAGGACAACCTGCGCCTCGGGGCCTTTGCGCGGCGCGCGTCGGCGCGCACGCTAGGGCGCGACCTCGAGGAGGTCTACGCGCTCTTTCCGCGCCTGCTCGAGCGCCGCCGCCAGCTCGCGGGCACCATGTCGGGGGGCGAGCAGCAGATGCTGGCCGTCGGCCGCGCGCTCATGAGCAAACCGCAGCTGCTGATGCTCGACGAACCCTCGCTCGGGCTAGCGCCCCTTATCGTCCGCGAGCTCTTCGAGATCTTTGCGCGCCTCAAGGCGGCCGGGACGACGATCCTCTTGGTCGAGCAGAACGCCCGCGCGGCTTTGGAGCTCGCCGACCGCGGGTTCGTCCTCGAGGCCGGCGAGGTGGTCCTGGAGGGGGAGGCGCGCGAGCTCCTCAATGACCCGCGGGTGATGGAGGCGTACTTGGGGCTCGCGGCGCCCTGA